In one Helicobacter ibis genomic region, the following are encoded:
- the metK gene encoding methionine adenosyltransferase translates to MKNQFLFTSESVTEGHPDKMADQISDAILDYIIQRDPKARVACETLLSNGFCVIAGELKTTAYAPMQDIARNVIRDIGYIDAKYGFDYHSAGVLNGIGEQSPDINQGVDREDGEIGAGDQGLMFGYACKETDVLMPLPIYLSHRITEKLAQVRKDGTLPFLRPDGKSQVTVKYENGIPVGIDTIVVSTQHSPETMQETLHQAVIEEVIKKALPEQFANDNIRYFVNPTGKFVIGGPQGDAGLTGRKIIVDTYGGSCPHGGGAFSGKDPSKVDRSGAYAMRYVAKNLVASGICDRATIQIAYAIGVVEPVSILVNTHGTGKVEDSKIEECVRKIFRLTPKGIIESLDLLRPIYQKTASYGHFGRELPEFTWEKTDKAEEIRSYFKI, encoded by the coding sequence ATGAAAAATCAATTTCTTTTTACTTCAGAATCTGTAACTGAAGGACATCCAGATAAAATGGCAGACCAAATAAGCGATGCAATACTAGACTACATTATACAAAGAGACCCAAAAGCTAGAGTTGCTTGTGAGACATTGCTATCAAATGGATTTTGCGTAATAGCAGGTGAGCTAAAAACAACAGCATATGCACCAATGCAAGACATTGCTAGAAATGTAATTAGAGATATAGGCTATATAGACGCAAAATATGGCTTTGACTATCATAGTGCTGGTGTTTTAAATGGTATAGGAGAGCAAAGCCCAGATATAAATCAAGGTGTAGATAGAGAAGATGGCGAAATCGGTGCGGGTGATCAAGGACTTATGTTTGGATATGCTTGTAAAGAAACAGATGTATTAATGCCTCTTCCAATATATCTATCTCACAGAATCACAGAAAAACTAGCACAAGTGCGAAAAGATGGCACTCTACCATTCCTAAGACCAGATGGGAAATCACAAGTAACAGTAAAATACGAAAATGGGATTCCAGTTGGCATTGACACAATAGTAGTATCAACACAACATAGCCCAGAAACAATGCAAGAAACACTACACCAAGCAGTAATTGAAGAAGTAATCAAAAAAGCTTTGCCAGAGCAATTTGCAAATGATAATATAAGATATTTTGTAAATCCAACAGGAAAATTTGTAATAGGCGGTCCTCAAGGAGATGCTGGACTAACTGGTAGAAAGATAATTGTAGATACATATGGTGGTAGTTGCCCACATGGTGGTGGTGCATTTAGTGGCAAAGACCCTAGTAAAGTAGATAGAAGCGGTGCTTATGCTATGAGATATGTAGCGAAGAATCTAGTAGCGAGTGGAATCTGTGATAGAGCAACAATACAAATCGCATACGCAATAGGTGTTGTAGAACCTGTATCAATCCTAGTAAATACTCATGGTACTGGAAAGGTAGAAGATTCTAAGATTGAAGAATGTGTAAGAAAGATATTTAGACTAACACCAAAAGGAATAATAGAATCTCTAGATCTACTAAGACCAATATACCAAAAGACTGCAAGTTACGGACATTTCGGAAGAGAATTACCTGAATTTACTTGGGAAAAGACAGACAAAGCAGAAGAAATTAGATCTTATTTCAAAATCTAA
- a CDS encoding peroxiredoxin, whose protein sequence is MLVTKKAPDFKAPAVLADNRIVEDFELSRNLGRNGAVVFFWPKDFTFVCPSEIIAMDHRVKDFADKGFNVIGVSIDSDVVHFAWKNTPVNQGGIGNVQFPMVSDITKQISRDYEVLINEAVALRGSFLIDKNQIVRHAVINDLPLGRNMDEMLRMCDALTFFEEHGEVCPAGWNKGDKGMRADAKGVAEYLSQNADKL, encoded by the coding sequence ATGTTAGTAACTAAAAAAGCCCCAGATTTTAAAGCACCAGCTGTTTTAGCTGATAATAGAATTGTTGAAGATTTTGAGCTTTCTAGAAATTTAGGAAGAAATGGTGCAGTAGTATTCTTTTGGCCAAAAGACTTTACATTTGTTTGTCCATCAGAGATAATTGCTATGGATCATAGAGTGAAAGATTTCGCTGATAAGGGATTTAATGTTATTGGTGTATCTATTGATTCTGATGTAGTTCATTTTGCTTGGAAAAACACTCCTGTGAATCAAGGCGGTATTGGCAATGTTCAATTCCCTATGGTATCTGATATTACAAAGCAAATTTCAAGAGATTATGAAGTTCTAATCAATGAAGCTGTTGCTCTTAGAGGTTCTTTCTTAATTGATAAAAATCAAATTGTAAGACATGCAGTAATTAATGACCTTCCATTAGGTAGAAATATGGATGAAATGCTAAGAATGTGTGATGCATTAACATTTTTTGAAGAGCATGGTGAAGTATGTCCTGCTGGTTGGAACAAAGGTGATAAAGGTATGAGGGCTGATGCAAAAGGTGTTGCTGAGTATCTATCACAAAATGCTGATAAACTTTAA
- a CDS encoding HDOD domain-containing protein yields the protein MNSLLLETINNLPPLPATVSELRDYINTAGDNLELSKVATIISKDPLLIAELLKLANSPYYGISRQISTIPQAVSLLGVSNVKNTILADAVKKKFVVDVSPYGLDTDTFLRYSAEETEFISNWLNKEDKALSDTLIPCAMLLRLGMILLSSILIKSNKDKEFLAENMKNNFQNIHELEDKYCGIDSLSFLGFLFDYWKFDEILIQSVTYINNPHSASSETKKSAYALSIINCLFEPYNPLSSFNCKKAIALIKEAKTQNITFDIENFMEKLPNTAKANLQKEDEEV from the coding sequence ATGAACTCGTTATTATTAGAAACCATAAACAATTTGCCTCCGCTTCCTGCAACAGTATCTGAACTTAGGGATTATATAAATACTGCTGGAGATAATTTAGAATTATCAAAAGTTGCAACCATTATCTCAAAAGATCCATTATTAATAGCAGAATTATTAAAACTAGCTAATTCGCCATATTATGGGATTTCAAGACAAATATCAACAATACCACAAGCTGTATCACTACTTGGTGTAAGCAATGTAAAAAATACTATCTTAGCAGATGCTGTGAAGAAAAAATTTGTAGTTGATGTATCGCCTTATGGATTGGATACAGATACATTCTTAAGATATTCAGCAGAAGAAACAGAATTTATTTCAAATTGGCTAAACAAAGAAGATAAAGCATTATCAGACACATTAATACCATGTGCAATGCTATTAAGACTCGGAATGATTTTACTATCTTCAATACTAATAAAGTCAAATAAAGATAAAGAGTTTTTAGCAGAAAATATGAAAAATAATTTCCAAAATATCCATGAGTTAGAGGATAAATATTGCGGGATTGACAGCTTATCATTTTTAGGATTCTTATTTGATTATTGGAAGTTTGATGAAATTCTAATACAAAGCGTGACATATATAAATAATCCACACTCCGCCTCTTCAGAAACTAAAAAAAGTGCATATGCTTTATCTATTATCAATTGTCTATTTGAGCCATACAATCCACTTAGTTCCTTTAATTGCAAAAAAGCAATAGCGCTAATAAAAGAAGCAAAAACACAAAATATAACATTTGATATAGAAAACTTCATGGAAAAGTTACCAAATACTGCAAAAGCAAACTTGCAAAAAGAAGATGAAGAAGTTTAA
- a CDS encoding MqnA/MqnD/SBP family protein has product MRFGKIDYLNLLPFEVFMRKYPAPSYCKLFYNKKKSYPAKLNIEFLFNRIDAGFISSITAMRAQNERFRVFDVGICAKKEVKSVICIKDDLGNDYQSATSNALLKVLGLQGRVLIGDRALRYVLDSSTNKQDYIDMCLFWVEKERIPFVFGRLCARKHKEFFCKVALLFAKSHVKIPHYIIDEYSKKSGVSKEDILEYLNLLTYKIDKKTKIGLYRFYRKARILGVKSPKRF; this is encoded by the coding sequence ATGAGATTTGGTAAGATAGATTATTTGAATCTTTTGCCTTTTGAAGTCTTTATGCGTAAATATCCTGCTCCTTCTTATTGCAAGTTATTTTATAATAAGAAAAAATCGTATCCTGCAAAACTTAATATAGAATTTTTATTTAATAGAATCGATGCTGGTTTTATATCTTCAATCACAGCCATGAGGGCACAGAATGAAAGATTCCGTGTATTTGATGTAGGTATATGTGCTAAAAAAGAAGTAAAAAGCGTAATTTGCATAAAAGATGATCTAGGAAATGATTATCAATCTGCTACTTCAAATGCTCTTCTTAAAGTGTTAGGGCTTCAAGGTAGGGTATTAATAGGAGATAGGGCTTTAAGATATGTATTAGATTCATCAACAAATAAACAAGACTACATAGATATGTGTCTTTTTTGGGTGGAGAAGGAGAGGATACCTTTTGTTTTTGGTAGATTATGTGCTAGAAAGCATAAGGAGTTTTTTTGTAAAGTTGCTTTGCTTTTTGCAAAGTCTCATGTAAAAATACCTCATTATATAATTGATGAATATTCCAAAAAGAGTGGCGTATCAAAAGAAGATATATTGGAATATTTGAATCTGCTTACATATAAAATAGATAAAAAAACTAAAATAGGCTTATATAGATTCTATAGAAAAGCTAGGATTTTAGGAGTGAAATCACCAAAAAGATTTTAA
- the ndk gene encoding nucleoside-diphosphate kinase codes for MEQTLSIIKPDAVKKNVIGKIVDRFESNGLRVVAMKRLHLGRCDAKEFYAVHKERPFFNDLVDFMVSGPVVVMVLEGLNAVAKNRELMGATNPKEAAVGTIRADFADSIDANAVHGSDSLDNAKKEIEFFFAKREIC; via the coding sequence ATGGAACAGACATTGTCCATAATAAAGCCAGATGCCGTTAAAAAAAATGTTATTGGTAAGATAGTAGATAGATTCGAGAGCAATGGTTTAAGAGTGGTAGCTATGAAGAGATTACATCTTGGAAGATGTGATGCAAAAGAATTTTACGCTGTTCATAAAGAAAGACCATTTTTTAATGATTTAGTGGATTTTATGGTTAGCGGTCCAGTTGTTGTTATGGTGCTTGAAGGACTAAATGCAGTAGCAAAAAATAGAGAATTAATGGGTGCTACAAATCCAAAAGAAGCAGCTGTAGGCACGATTAGAGCGGATTTTGCAGATAGCATTGATGCTAATGCTGTTCATGGTAGCGATAGTTTAGATAATGCAAAAAAGGAAATAGAATTTTTCTTTGCAAAAAGAGAAATTTGTTAA